A region of the bacterium genome:
TTAATTCAAAATTCAACATTCAAAATTCAAAATTTTATAAAGCGTTATGGAAATTAACTATAGGATACTAAACACATACTCCGCGATGGTTATCATTGGTGCATTATTTTATTGCCTTAAGGGGTATTGCAACCGCCTTATATTTTTTAAATTTCCAGGATATGGCTGTTTTGTATGGTTTTTCTACTACCTCTCTTTTTATATCTTTCTTACCCCCTTCCTTCTTGCTAACTACCTCTTTATCCCTCTTTACTTTCTTCCTTTTTTTATAGGTATTCTTTGTATCAAGGATTACCCCTCCGATAAGGAAATATTGCTGTGTCCAGGTTCCCCTGTGTATTTCCCTAACCGTCTCTTTAATAGAAGGTATCTTTGATGGTGTATCAATGGGTTTTATTGGATAATCTGCTAATGCCAAATTTTGAAGATGGCCCCTATCTTTAAGCCACCTTGCTATAGCCACAAATTTTGCTATTCTAATAAGCTCTTTATAAATAGGCACCTCTTTGGCAAATTCCCTATAATTTTCTTCAAAGAAAGAGGCAAATTCCTCTGGTGCTTGATATTTACTTTCACTTTCAACCCCCATTACAATCTTATCAAACATAATGCCCCCTCCTTCTTCTATAAGGACAACCTCTTTTGGCTTAAACCAGATTCTGCTAAAATGCCCTATTTTTATATTCTCATCTTTATTAGAAACAAGCTCTATCAGGGTTTTAAATCCAGAAAGGGAGGATGTAATTGTTTCTTTAGTTATAGGGTCTTTTCCAAAGCTTAATGCCTTTAGCATCCTATCTGCCTCAAACAGCCTTTGCCCAAGGTGGGTATTGTTTATTTCATTTGGTATATAGCGCACCTTTTGGTAAGCATTGCAAGGCTCAATGCTTACACCTGGATTTTCTTCCCCTTTTATAATCTTCATTACCATAATTAAATCATCCATATCCATAGGGGGAAGGGATGGGTCTTTTTTGCTTGTATCAGAAAGGATAACTGGCCAGCCTAAATTATTATCCCAGATTGCTCCATCAACATCATTAAGCTTAGCAAATGCCTTATATGCCTCTTGGATGCGCAACCTAGGCAATTCCTGCCTTGCTTTTTCTACCTCAGGAAAGCCAGGATATTCATTGATAAATCCTTCGTAAGCATCCAGACTATCCTTTTTTTGGGTAATTTCCCAGGCAAGACAAGATGCCTTTTTCATAGCTGTTTTAGAAAATCTGCCTTTGGGAAATTCCTTAAGATAATTTTTATAGCTATTAAGGTCGTTTGCCTGTAAGGTTTTTATCCAGTATTTAACCTCTCTCTTATGAGAGCTTATGGGAAATTTACCAACAAAGGATTTATATGATAAGATGCTATTTATCTGGCAGGCTTTATCAAAAGCTTTGGATTCTATCCTTTTAAAAACTATAATTCCCACTATTGTTCCAGCTAGAATTATACAAACAATCAATAGCAATACAAGCTTCTTCAATTTATTATCTACACTATAGTATCTTCCATCACTTAGTGCAAAAATAGTATTTAAGAAATTTTGAATTCTAAATTTTGAATTTTGGATTGAAGGTTTAAGTTTTATAAAATTTTGAATTCTAAATTTTGAATTTTGGATTGAAGGTTAAGTTTTATAAAATTTTTCCCCTTTTAATTCAAAATTCAACATTCAAAATTCATAATTTTATAAATTTTTCCCCTTTTAATTCAAAATTCAACATTCAAAATTCAAAATTTTATAAAGCGTTGTGGAATTAACTATAAGTAATAGAGCCTATGAACTTTCCCTCTAAACACCAAGAGAAAAGAGAAGGGTTGCTTCGGCAGCCAGCTCGCTGTCTACCCATCCCTTTACTTCAACCATACCTACCTTTTTTCTAATCTTTACCGGTATTGCCTCAAACCTTATTTGATCCCCGGGGATAACTGGCTTTCTAAATCGGACATTATCCAGACCAGCAAGATATACCAGCTTTCCCCTATTTTTCTCCTCTAAAAGAAGCAAAACACCCGCTGTTTGAGCCATTGCCTCAATAATGAGAACACCTGGCATAACCGGATTTCCTGGAAAATGTCCCTGAAAGAATTCTTCGTTCATTGTTACATTTTTTATCCCAACAACCCTTTTCGCTGGCTCTATCTCAAGGATTCTGTCAATAAGAAGGAATGGATACCTGTGGGGAATTATTCCAAGGATTTCTTTTATATCCATCCTTCCCTCCCCTATTACTATACCCTCATTCTTTTTTAGCATCTCCTCTATCCTCCTTGCCAATTTTATATTTAAGGAATGTCCCGAGCAATTGGCAATAATATGACCTTTTAATGGAATGCCCAGAAGGAAAAGGTCACCAATTAAATCAAGAATCTTATGTCTGACAAATTCATCTTCATACCTTAATGGCTTGTTAATAATTTCATCATCAGAGAGAACAATTGCATTTTCAAGAGAACCACCCTTAATAAGACCTGCTTGCCGAAGGCTATTGACCTCATCAAGAAAACCGAATGTCCTTGCTGGAGCTATCTCTTTTATAAAAGATGTTTCATCTAGCTTAAGTTCTAATGACTGTTTCTTTACCCCAGGATGAGAAAAAGAAATTGTATATGATACCTTAAACCCATTATAAGGAAGGATAGAGATAGACCTTCCATCCTCCTTTATCTCAACAGGACCTGTAAAAGAGAGATATTTCATTCTTCCCTCCTGCTTTTTTATGCCCGCAGATTTTATAAGCAGAGCAAAGGGAAGACTGCTTCCATCCATAATGGGTATCTCAGATCCATTAACCTCTATAAATAGGTTTGTAATGGAAAAAGAAGATAAAGAACCCAAAAGATGCTCTATTGTCTTAATCTCTGTTCCATCTTTTTTTAAAGAAATCTCCCTGTATGATGAGGAAACATAGCAAAGCTTTGCAGGTATCTCTACATCATCCTTTATAAAAACAATGCCTGTATTAGGAGGAGCTGGTTTAAGGGCTATTGTAATATTTTGTCCTGTATGTAGCCCTATACCAGAGAGGGATACCTCTTTATTTATTGTATTCTGTGTTAAATTATTCATCCTTCCCGAATCCCGCAATTCCTACTCCACCCACACATTCTCTCCCCCCACAACCTCCTTTAAACTTGCAAACATCTCTTCATCAAGCTTAATCCTCTTTGCTGCCAATAAAACCCTCTCTGAACCATTTTTTCCAAAATGAAGATAGAATAGGCAATTTCCAGAAAAAGGGGAGATAATTTCTTTAATTTTATGGAGAATCTCTTCACAAGATGTGTTTAGCCGAAGGTGTATTGTCGGCCTCCTTTCATCAAAGGATAAGACCTTATCTGCTATAACCTTTGGTTCTCTCTTTTTATCTACCCTTCCCTCCACAATAACAATTGTGTCTTTTGCAACCTTATTTTCAGAAATTTTGTAGGCTTCGGGAAACAAAATAACCTCAATCCCTCCGCTTAGGTCTTCTATCTCCATAAATGCCATTGTATCGCCCTTTTTTGTCTTTGTCTTCTTTATCTTCCTTATCATCCCTGCTATGGAAACAAAAAAACCATCCCCTTTATCAAAAATGGAGATTATCTTTTCGTATCCTCTAAGCTTATCTTTATACCTTTCCAAAGGATGACCTGAGATATAAACGCCGGTTAGCTCCTTTTCAAGAGCCAGCTTCTGCATTTCATCCCATTCGGGAACATCTACAGGTTTTACTTCTTCTTCAAAAAGAGAAATTTGGTTTGTCTTTTTCCCATTTGTTTCAAGAACCTTATCTAAAGCAAGGATAAGGCTTGCTCGCTTACCAAGACCATCAAATGCACCTACTTTTATCAAACTTTCAAGAACCCTCTTATTTACAAGACGGGTATCAACCCTGTTGCAGAAATCAGAAAGGGAGGAAAATGGCCATTTCTTTCTTACCGATACAATTGATGAAGCAGCCAATTCTCCTACATGCTTTATTGCGGTAAGGGAAAACCTTATATTTCCATCCTCAATAGCAAAATATGGATATGAGCTATTTATATTGGGTGGAAGAATTTTTATTCCCATCTTCCTGCACTCATTGATATATATGGCTATCTTATCTTGGTTGTTCAATTCATTGGTAATAAGCGAAGCCATAAACTCTAAAAGATAATTTGCCTTAAGATAGGCTGTCTGATAGGCAATTAAGGCATAAGCTGCAGAATGTGATTTGTTAAAACCATATTCAGCAAACCTGCTCAAAAGCTCATAT
Encoded here:
- the lpxC gene encoding UDP-3-O-acyl-N-acetylglucosamine deacetylase gives rise to the protein MNNLTQNTINKEVSLSGIGLHTGQNITIALKPAPPNTGIVFIKDDVEIPAKLCYVSSSYREISLKKDGTEIKTIEHLLGSLSSFSITNLFIEVNGSEIPIMDGSSLPFALLIKSAGIKKQEGRMKYLSFTGPVEIKEDGRSISILPYNGFKVSYTISFSHPGVKKQSLELKLDETSFIKEIAPARTFGFLDEVNSLRQAGLIKGGSLENAIVLSDDEIINKPLRYEDEFVRHKILDLIGDLFLLGIPLKGHIIANCSGHSLNIKLARRIEEMLKKNEGIVIGEGRMDIKEILGIIPHRYPFLLIDRILEIEPAKRVVGIKNVTMNEEFFQGHFPGNPVMPGVLIIEAMAQTAGVLLLLEEKNRGKLVYLAGLDNVRFRKPVIPGDQIRFEAIPVKIRKKVGMVEVKGWVDSELAAEATLLFSLGV